The following are encoded in a window of Campylobacter concisus genomic DNA:
- the dapA gene encoding 4-hydroxy-tetrahydrodipicolinate synthase — MTALITPFKNQKVDEVSFEKLIKRQIKHGIDVVVPVGTTGESATLTHDEHRICIEIAVDACKGTNVKVLAGAGSNATHEAIGIAKFAQAHGADGILSVAPYYNKPTQEGLYEHYKAIANSIEIPVLLYNVPGRVGVDILPATVFRLFKECKNIYGIKEATGSIDRCVDLLAHEPNLVVISGEDAINYPIISNGGKGVISVTANLLPDQISQLTHLAMNEEYKKAKLINDNLYTINKTLFCESNPIPIKAAMYLAGLIDSLEYRLPLCKPSKENFKKIEEVIKNYEIKGF; from the coding sequence ATGACCGCACTCATTACGCCATTTAAAAATCAAAAAGTAGATGAAGTCAGTTTTGAAAAACTAATAAAAAGACAGATAAAGCACGGTATAGATGTCGTTGTACCAGTTGGAACTACTGGCGAGAGTGCAACACTAACGCATGATGAGCATAGAATTTGTATCGAAATAGCCGTTGATGCATGTAAAGGTACAAATGTAAAAGTACTTGCTGGGGCTGGCAGTAACGCGACTCACGAGGCTATTGGTATCGCTAAATTTGCTCAAGCTCATGGCGCTGATGGTATCCTTTCAGTTGCGCCTTATTACAACAAACCAACACAAGAAGGGCTTTACGAGCATTACAAAGCCATTGCAAATAGCATTGAAATCCCTGTGCTTCTTTACAATGTCCCTGGCAGAGTTGGCGTGGATATCTTGCCAGCGACCGTTTTTAGGCTTTTTAAAGAGTGCAAAAATATCTACGGTATCAAAGAGGCTACAGGTAGCATAGATAGATGCGTCGATCTACTGGCTCACGAGCCAAATTTAGTAGTCATTAGCGGTGAAGATGCGATCAACTATCCTATCATATCAAATGGCGGCAAAGGCGTTATCTCGGTTACTGCAAACCTCTTGCCAGATCAAATTTCACAGCTTACACACCTTGCGATGAACGAAGAGTACAAAAAAGCAAAACTAATAAACGACAATCTATACACGATAAATAAAACACTCTTTTGCGAAAGCAATCCGATACCGATCAAAGCAGCGATGTATCTAGCTGGACTCATCGACTCTTTGGAGTACCGCTTGCCACTTTGCAAACCAAGTAAAGAAAATTTTAAAAAGATAGAAGAAGTAATAAAAAATTACGAAATAAAGGGTTTTTAA
- a CDS encoding enoyl-ACP reductase — MLNEFKGKTLVISGGTRGIGRAIVEEFAKAGVNIAFTYNSNEELAKEQARELEANFKIKARAYALNILEPETYKELFLKIDEDFDRIDFFISNAIISGRAVAGGYTKFMKLKPRGINNIFTATVNAFVVGTQEAAKRMEKVGGGSIISLSSTGNLVYIENYAGHGTAKAAVEAMARYAATELGEKNIRVNVVSGGPIETDALRAFTNYEEVRDMTAKLSPLNRMGQPADLAGACLFLCSSKASWVTGHTFIIDGGTTFK; from the coding sequence ATACTAAACGAATTTAAAGGTAAAACACTAGTCATCAGTGGCGGCACTAGAGGTATCGGCAGAGCTATAGTTGAAGAATTTGCAAAAGCCGGTGTAAATATAGCATTTACCTACAACTCAAACGAAGAGCTTGCAAAAGAGCAAGCGAGAGAGCTTGAGGCAAATTTTAAGATAAAAGCAAGAGCATATGCACTAAATATCCTCGAGCCAGAAACTTATAAAGAGCTATTTTTAAAGATAGACGAGGACTTTGATAGGATTGATTTTTTTATATCAAATGCAATTATTTCAGGTCGCGCAGTAGCTGGTGGATACACTAAATTTATGAAGCTAAAACCAAGAGGCATAAACAATATCTTTACAGCAACCGTAAATGCCTTTGTCGTAGGCACTCAAGAAGCTGCAAAACGCATGGAAAAAGTGGGTGGCGGCAGCATCATTAGCCTATCATCAACTGGAAATTTAGTATATATCGAAAACTATGCAGGTCACGGCACAGCAAAAGCAGCCGTTGAAGCGATGGCAAGATACGCTGCGACCGAGCTTGGAGAGAAAAATATCCGCGTCAATGTCGTAAGTGGCGGTCCTATCGAGACAGACGCGCTAAGAGCCTTTACAAACTACGAAGAAGTACGCGATATGACAGCAAAGCTTAGCCCGCTAAACCGCATGGGACAGCCTGCTGATCTAGCTGGAGCATGTCTATTTTTATGCTCATCTAAGGCTAGCTGGGTGACTGGGCATACATTTATAATAGATGGTGGCACGACTTTTAAATGA
- the pgsA gene encoding CDP-diacylglycerol--glycerol-3-phosphate 3-phosphatidyltransferase, translated as MSLNLPNALAFFRILLAPLMFFMLVNAPGIFTQIHISWINYFAALIFVIASVTDFFDGYIARSWDQKTKLGAILDPLADKMLILAAFLGLMMLGRASAWAVYLILVREFFITGFRVVMASDGVEVAASMAGKVKTVSQMFAVGFLLMSWPGGELLLWIAVALTLYSGFEYIFAYIKAMKKS; from the coding sequence GTGAGTTTAAATTTACCAAACGCATTGGCATTTTTTAGGATACTACTGGCTCCACTTATGTTTTTTATGCTCGTAAATGCGCCAGGAATTTTTACACAAATTCACATAAGCTGGATAAATTACTTCGCAGCTCTTATTTTTGTGATCGCCTCGGTGACTGACTTTTTTGACGGCTACATCGCAAGAAGCTGGGATCAAAAAACTAAACTTGGGGCGATCCTTGATCCACTGGCAGACAAGATGCTAATTCTTGCTGCATTTTTAGGTCTTATGATGCTTGGTAGAGCGAGTGCTTGGGCTGTTTATCTCATCTTGGTAAGAGAATTTTTTATAACTGGCTTTCGTGTCGTGATGGCAAGTGATGGCGTAGAGGTCGCTGCTTCGATGGCTGGTAAAGTAAAGACAGTTTCGCAGATGTTTGCGGTTGGATTTTTACTGATGAGCTGGCCAGGCGGAGAGCTTTTGCTTTGGATTGCTGTTGCACTTACGCTTTATTCTGGGTTTGAGTACATTTTTGCCTATATAAAGGCGATGAAAAAGAGCTAA
- the rseP gene encoding RIP metalloprotease RseP: MKGIFFTLALLCLGLYAYSFYFLVTVLAISFLIFFHELGHFLAARTLGVKVSTFSIGFGEKIYTKNVGGTDYCLSAIPLGGYVQLKGQDDTDPKAKNYDRDSYNVLSPIKRIYILFAGPFFNFILAFFIYILLGFIGVERLAPSVGHIAEGSAAASAGLVKNDKILEINGVKITEWDDISKNVKLEPSTILIDRNGSILSINLTPKIGETINLFNEKVQRPLIGISPNGEVVKIYHTGLNSLKFAYSETLEASKLIFKSFTKLVSGAVPLKEVGGIVQIADVTSKAAKISLGVLLTIVALISVNLGVLNLFPIPALDGGHILFNLYELVFRREVNERVLIMLTYCGWALLLGIMVLATFNDIMRLSGGL, from the coding sequence TTGAAAGGCATTTTCTTCACGCTGGCCCTGCTTTGCCTTGGGCTTTATGCGTATTCGTTTTATTTTTTAGTGACTGTTTTAGCCATTAGTTTTCTCATATTTTTTCACGAGCTTGGCCACTTTTTAGCAGCAAGAACGCTTGGCGTAAAGGTAAGCACCTTTAGTATCGGATTTGGTGAGAAAATTTACACCAAAAATGTTGGCGGCACCGACTACTGCCTAAGTGCGATCCCACTTGGTGGATACGTACAGCTAAAAGGTCAAGACGACACCGACCCAAAAGCTAAAAACTACGACCGTGATAGCTACAATGTGCTAAGCCCTATAAAGCGAATTTACATCCTCTTTGCAGGACCTTTTTTTAACTTTATCTTGGCGTTTTTTATATACATTTTGCTTGGATTTATAGGCGTTGAGAGGCTTGCACCAAGTGTCGGCCACATAGCTGAGGGCTCGGCGGCTGCGAGCGCAGGTCTAGTTAAAAACGATAAAATTTTAGAGATAAATGGTGTAAAAATAACCGAGTGGGACGATATCAGTAAAAATGTAAAACTCGAGCCTAGCACCATTTTGATAGATAGAAACGGCTCAATTTTAAGCATAAATTTAACACCAAAGATAGGCGAAACTATAAATTTATTTAATGAAAAGGTACAGCGCCCATTGATCGGGATCTCTCCAAATGGCGAAGTAGTAAAAATTTATCATACAGGTCTAAATAGTCTAAAATTTGCTTATAGCGAAACACTTGAAGCCTCAAAGCTTATCTTTAAAAGCTTTACCAAACTAGTAAGCGGAGCCGTGCCACTAAAAGAGGTCGGCGGCATCGTACAGATAGCTGATGTAACTTCAAAAGCAGCAAAGATAAGTCTTGGCGTACTTTTGACGATTGTTGCTTTAATCTCAGTAAATTTAGGTGTTTTAAATTTATTCCCCATCCCAGCGCTTGACGGCGGACACATACTTTTTAACCTATATGAGCTAGTTTTTAGACGCGAGGTAAATGAGCGGGTACTCATCATGCTTACCTACTGCGGCTGGGCGCTACTACTTGGCATAATGGTACTTGCGACCTTTAACGACATTATGAGATTAAGCGGAGGTTTATAA
- a CDS encoding YggS family pyridoxal phosphate-dependent enzyme produces MIVLKELLEKIENLSKDVTLIAVSKNVTSAEVKELYAQGQRNFGENRVQELAKKELELQNFTDIKWHMIGRLQNNKINQMISLKPTLWQSCDSFERALEVDKRLDYKLDTLLQINSANEDTKQGVSVANASEIYERIQSECKNINLKGVMSIGAHVDEPKEIQKSFELTYKIYESLKPKGASICSMGMSSDFELAIKCGSNMIRLGTMLYL; encoded by the coding sequence ATGATAGTTTTAAAAGAGCTATTAGAAAAGATCGAAAATTTAAGCAAAGACGTGACACTAATCGCTGTTAGCAAAAATGTCACAAGTGCTGAAGTAAAAGAGCTTTACGCGCAAGGGCAAAGAAATTTTGGCGAAAACAGAGTCCAAGAGCTAGCCAAAAAAGAGCTAGAGTTGCAAAATTTTACTGATATAAAATGGCATATGATCGGCCGCTTGCAAAATAACAAAATAAATCAAATGATAAGTCTAAAGCCAACACTTTGGCAAAGCTGCGATAGCTTTGAAAGGGCTTTAGAGGTCGATAAAAGACTCGACTACAAGCTTGATACCTTGCTTCAAATAAACTCGGCTAATGAAGATACAAAGCAAGGTGTAAGCGTAGCAAATGCGTCAGAAATTTATGAGCGTATCCAAAGCGAGTGCAAAAATATAAATTTAAAAGGCGTGATGAGTATCGGAGCGCATGTGGATGAGCCAAAAGAGATTCAAAAGAGCTTTGAACTAACTTATAAAATTTACGAGAGCCTAAAGCCAAAAGGTGCGAGTATCTGCTCGATGGGCATGAGTAGTGACTTCGAGTTAGCGATAAAATGCGGCTCAAATATGATTCGCCTTGGCACTATGCTTT